Within the Nicotiana tabacum cultivar K326 chromosome 11, ASM71507v2, whole genome shotgun sequence genome, the region GGCTTGAATTCAATCATAAGGTGTGCATTAAGATGCACTAGCTTAGTATCAGCGTCAAACTCATCCTCAAACTATACGAACGCTTCAGCAACAAAGCTACCAAATAACGGGATCAGAAAAAAAGCCCTGAAAATGTTCCCGATTATAACTTACACTGCTGAGTTGAAACATCCGGGGCTTGACTCCGAGTGTGTCATTTGCTTATCTGAATTTGTTGCTGGAGAGAAAGTTAGGGTTTTGCCTAAGTGCAACCATGGCTTCCACGTCCGATGTATCGATAAATGGCTAAATTCACACTCTTCTTGCCCTACTTGTAGGCATTGCCTAATTGAAACATGTCAAAAAATTGTTAATGGTGGTAGTTCTTCTACTACTACAAGGTCAATTGCAAGCCCTCAGATAGTTAGCAATACCTCATCAGCAGTACCAGTCCAAGAAGTTATTATAAGGATTGAACCTCTCCAACGTGAAGGTGTGGTATCTAATAATCAAAATTAGTTAGAAAAATAGCAGCCtacttgtttttttttaaaaaaaaattcattttaagGAAAATTAGCTAGATAGCAAAAGGGCCAATGCCCTTGTAGTTTTCCAAAGGATTCG harbors:
- the LOC107818399 gene encoding RING-H2 finger protein ATL78-like, translated to MATTSTLFIQEFMENFHYSRRVLLLPATPQYHQDINTMAPTDLPQGESNTFDAHVVMVLSVLLCALICSLGLNSIIRCALRCTSLVSASNSSSNYTNASATKLPNNGIRKKALKMFPIITYTAELKHPGLDSECVICLSEFVAGEKVRVLPKCNHGFHVRCIDKWLNSHSSCPTCRHCLIETCQKIVNGGSSSTTTRSIASPQIVSNTSSAVPVQEVIIRIEPLQREGVVSNNQN